Sequence from the Kogia breviceps isolate mKogBre1 chromosome X, mKogBre1 haplotype 1, whole genome shotgun sequence genome:
ttgaaaatattgatACTGAGTGCTGACAAGAATATGAAGAAATAGACATTCATGCACCATGGGTTGaggggatatattttgaaggtcagtaagcaaatatatgaaaaaatttgaaaatatccatAAGAAGAAAAGGAGCCCTTGACATCCATGAGCTGGCCCAGCATTCACAGCTAAGCCTTGGTGTTCTCTTGTCGAATATAAACAATTTCACAGAACATTAATATCTGATAAGGCCACTCTGCGACTGTGATATATCAAGACAAAAACAAGCTTACTCTGTAATCATGTGTGAACACAGAGAAACATTGTCCCAATCACAAAAATGGCCAAATATCCTCCTATTCTGGCTAATATAAGTGGCTGCTGCTTCTTTACCTATCACAACTCTAGCCTTGACCTAGTCTTCCCCATTTGTAGAACAAGATTTATTTAGATACCAAATCATAGaattacagttgacccctgaaaAACATGGGGGTTAGCGGTGCTGACCCTCCACGCAgttgaaaatctgtgtataactttacagtcggcCCTCCCTATATGTGATTCtatatccacagattcaaccaaccataatcatgtagtactgtagcactatttattgaaaaatatccactcagttcaaacccatgttcttTAAGGGTCTATTGTACTCATATTTCCTGACAGCTTTCAATCTACAGCAAAGCCTCACTTCCTTAAACCCTCCTCCAAATCACCTAACACAAGTCCTAATCCTAAAATAAGTTGTTTCTAAAACCCCCTTATTGAAGCACCCCATCATTCCCCATGGTGTGTGTTCTTCCTTTCTACAACCTAACTTGTTCAAATATTGGTGGTTTTGGCTGGAGGGCATTGCCACTCATGAACTTTGATAAAGTGGTTctatttcaaggaatttgtcatACAGAAATATTCAAACAGGCATGAAGGCATAAACATTGATGCATCACTTTTCACAGAAGAATATAAGAATATGCTAAAGAattaaatatgaaagaataaactAATAAGTATGTTGcataaaaactataaaacgctgctgaaagaaattaaaggagacataaataaacagaagattcaatattattaagatgtcagttctccccaaatttatCTACTGATTCAAAGctatcccaatcaaaatcctggCTGGAGTTTTTGTAGAAATGGACAAGCtgactctaaaattcatatggaaaagcAAGAGTAAGAATAAcccaaataactgaaaaataatacctctattattattattattattattattatacctcTATTATCACGCTGCCTGATTTCAAgacattataaagctacagtaatcaagacaatgtaaCACTGTAATGAAGATACAcaagtagatcaatggaacagaatagagtacAGAAACAGACCCATTACATACAgagacaactgatttttgacaaagatgcaaaggCAACTCAGTGGAGAAAGAAGAGTCTTTTAAGCAAGTGATACTGTACCAACTGGATATCACTATGCCCAAATTGAACTTCAACCTATATATAAGGTGtaccatatataaaaaactcaaaatggatcatagacctaaatatgaaacctaaaactgtaaaacttttagaatatAGGATacaatctttatgaccttggttAGGCAACAATTTCTTATATTTAACACAAAAACACAATTGGTAAAATAATTgttcttcattaaaattaaaaagttctgTTTtccaaaagacatttttaagagaataaaaagacaatccacagactgggagaaaatatttgtaaaacatatatcTAATAATACTTATATccagtatatataaagaactcttaaaaatcgacaataaaaaggaaccactcaattttaaaaaatggggcaAAACATTTATACCTACTTCACCCAATATATATGGATGGtaaatatgcatatgaaaagatgttcaacatcattagtgatTAGCGAAGTGCAAACGAGAACCGCAATGAaatatggctaaaattaaaagaccAACCATACCAAgcgttagcaaggatgtggaggaatcaAACTCTCATGCACTGCTGTGGGAATGTAATatggtacaaccattttggaaaatataaatgtatacttcccatatgacccagccatcccactcctaggtagttatcaaagagaaaagcaaatgtcCATACAAACAGTTCTACAAGAAACAgttgtagcagctttatttgcaGTAGTTCAAATCTGGAAAAAACGcaaatgcccattaacagatgaatggataaactgtgcaAACTGTGGTATAGACATATAGTAGAATACTACTTGGCAATAAAAAGCAATGAGCTATTGATACACAaaacaacatagatggatctcaaataattatgctgagtgaaagaagtgagATCCCCTTCCCTCCAAAAGAATATatgctgtatgattccttttatgtaaaactacagaaaatgaaaatgattctATATtgtcagaaagcagatcagtggttgtttGGGGACAAAACAgagagaggtgggaaggaggcaTTACAAAGGGGCATGAAGAAACTTTTCGGGGTGATGGGTACGTTTGCTAtgttgattatggtgatggtttcatgtcTGTATACATGTTAAAACTTACCAAACTgcatactttaaatatgtatggTTTGaggtatgtcaattatatctcaataaagctattaaataaAAGCATATGGTAGATCTGTATAATACTAAATTGGAAAGATAACTGAAAAGACAAAAAGGCAAGTTGCAGAatactgtcatttatttctgcaagataataaatttatgcaTATTCTTTATTAAGATGATATGCAATGAAAGATTAGTGCACTATGCACCAAATGTTAACACAGGAAAAACATTAAGAGATTCAAAAAGATTTGTAGAAGCCTATTTATTGATATGGAAAGATGGTCACAATATACAGTTAGTGGGAGGAAAGGTAAGTTACAAACAGTACTTATAGTATgatcttgttttaatttcttaactgtttaaaaatctcaaatcatATAACCCAATCTTTTTACACACTGAAACATTCTCTTCAGCTCAGACCACGGGTTGTAATTCCTACCCTGAGTCTTAGAAACACAGCTATAGCCCAAGTCCTGGGAATGCTTTCTGGACCATAGACTTCCAGAAATCACTGTCATGTAGATTGAGGCAGCAGCTCCTTTCCTAGCTTTCCTGTTTTGTGTTGATGAAGCTGCAGTTCTGGGCCTGGGCCTAAATTTATCCAATTAAGTTTATCCTGTATAGTTTTAGCTGGTACAAATGCAGAGAGTAGGCTTGCCTAGTAGTAAAAGAGAActgtttatcttttcatatgACTCACAGgagaataaattataaatggtaaacaaattaaggtataattttgcaaggaggaaaaaaacaattatcttttaaaCTGTAAGGTATGAAACAATGTACAGAATGATTCCAGTTCTTTATTGAAGAAGACAGGAAAGACACATAGCAAATTTCAGTTGTTTGACTCCAAATCTAcatctcattcattcaacagtttgGGGCACCTACTGTTTCCCAGACACTGACAGTTCAAATCCATACACTCATCCCAGACTTTTCTTCTGACTCCAGCAAGGTTTAACCAAATACCTAATGGACATGTGCATTTAGAGGAAGTTAAGAATTGCAAGACTGGCAGGGACAGTATCTACAGCAAAAATGAATCATTAAAACCAGTCTGTGAGCCTTGAAGGCTGCCACACAAAAAAGTGCAAGAGGACTATAAGGTAGTGCAATGAGAGTGGGTTTTGGTATCAGACAAAACAGTTATGTCACAGTTGCCTGCTGTGGGAATCTAGGAATAATTATTCAACCTCCTTAACTGCCATTGGAGGCAATCCAGAATAACAAgttataatcaaaaaaaaaaaaaaataccagtacATAGCTCAGAGAACCATTGTTGAGAAGAAGAAACCTGTAAAATATAATGCCAACACAGTATCTGACATGAGTAGGTACTCAGGAAATGTTTCCTCCCTACATCTACATCCTCTCTCTTCTGCAAGATGACTTGACATAAATGAAATAGCCTAACAATATAAGAGTTATAAATGCAGTAGCAAAATAATACATGAATGTTACATTTTATCTGAGATTCAGGGCCATTTGTGTGTTGTAGAATGAGTTAGCTGATGCAGGTAGAATAGGGGAAAAATAGTAATTCCTTTTTACATTAAACAGCCGGTAGCAACCCTGCTTTCTTTACGTATTGAGAGTGCACATTTGgcaatgagtgtgtgtgtatacatatatgtgtgtgtgtgtgtgtgtgtactgttagatatctttttgtgtgtatatgcctTGTTTCTACAACTAGATTATAAATTCAagtatattatcttttaaaatcatttgaagCTGCAAATGGATCTAAGCAGATACTAATGAAAAGTTAGCTTACTTATGATGCACCAATTTGCTATCTTAAATGTTAAAAAGCTCCCCATCTACACAAGAGAATAATCAACAGATGTTTTCAActcacaatgaaatattaatttgATACCCCAAAATTGTCTAGCTCAGACCTAGACTGTCACAGGTAATATTGTGTTAAAGATGTAACTTATAACATGCACACTGTAATAACCAAAACATTATGCATGGCTCTTTGGGAACACACAGCCTGTTAGAGTTTGGAGATTGTTCAAAGGGTTCTCTTCTATTTCTAGCTCATTTTACATTGTTTCGATGATCACTTTAACTTCACGGAAAATGGCCATGAGAGTATTATAACTCAAATGATCAACAACTACAATTGAGCCCTTTCTGATATGCTCCTTTATGTTAATAAATATGGCCACAGCACTAACGAGATTGGCTTTTGCCTCTTTTTGGTTAAAGATGAGCTTTAATGCTGCTAATGCTTTTGTATTGATCATGTCTCTGGCTGCAGTTGGATTTTCAGACATATTCAAAAGTACTTTCAAAACAAGATTTCTGGTTTTACGATTTCCCAGGGAGAGCAAATGAAAAAGCTCTGAAAAGTAATTGGCAACAATGTGGTGATGGTTAGAATCAGTAGTCAGTTGTCCTAGTATCTTTAATCCTGATTGCTGTCCAGGTGAGTTAAAGGGAAAAGACATGGTTTCCTTACACATATGTTTAACATGTAATTCAACCTTGCGTTGTCTTTCATCCCCAGAGGGGGGATTCAGAGTAATTACAgccttttttctcatttcagaggaaggaaaactaagCAAGCTTTCAATAAGCGTCACTACACCCACCTCATTAATGAACTCTTGGGCAAATGGATGAACATTAATGATCCCCATTGCAATTTGAGCTATTTTATGAATGAGAGGATCAGTAGTTGATTTAAGTAAGGTAACAAGTTTTTCAAACTCCTCAGAATCCATGTAGCATTCCATTTTGCAAGGGCAAGCAAATGGCTTAATCCCATTCACCTCCCTGATCCTGATTTGGCGTCTAATCTCCTCTATGGTCTGGATACAAGGGTCAGAACCAAATGGGTACTCAGAGACAGGCTGTGAGCTTGAGGGAGTGCTCCTAGAAGGGCATGCCGCTGTTGCCACAGGCAAAGAACGGGTATTTTCCTCAGCGGAGGCCAGGACAACATATGAAGGAGGCTTTTTCTCAAATGGGACTTGGGATCTAAAGCCTAACACTGCTGGAGTTACAGCAGGAGCTTTGGGCCAGATAGTTACCTCAGACCAGTCCTTGGGCctatctttttcattaatttcatcCACAGGCTGGGGCTTAATTATCCTGCTCacaggtctagggttagggtcaaAACTAGTTTCATCTCCATCCCAAAACCAGCTCCCAATAacgttctcctcctcctcctcctcagcccctggtCTAGCCTTGCAGTTGGCCCCAGCCACAGGCTCCAACTTCTTAGCATAGGATGGGGGACAAATATCAACTTTACCTTCATCCTTAGCACTGAAATGATTACCAACCTCTTCTCCATTCCAGAACCAGGAACCAACACTGGCTTCTTCCCCAGCCCAAAACCAGGTATCAATACCAGTCTTATCTTTACATGTAGACCTGGACTCAGCACTAGCTTCAGCCACAGAACAAAACCGAGATGCTCTAGTGGCCTCATCTTCAGCTTTGGGACTGAAATCTGCCAGACCTCCTTCCTTCATCTCAGTAACAATCTTGTTCTTAGATGCTGCCTTCACCTCTGCCACTGCATCTTCCTGAGTCCCTGCCTTGGCTATTGCTTTGGCCTGGGTCTTGGCTACAGATCTGACTATGCCAGTAGCCTCCCTCTTGGCTTCAGCTTCTACACCAGCCCTTTTTTCAGTTTTGGCCTTCTTTTTACTCTCATTCTTTCTACTCCTATTCTTTCTACTTGCATTCTTAACCCCAGCCATGGTTGAAGCCCAGTTATATAGATAGCTCTATACAGTCTTGGCTTTGGTTCTCAATATGTCCCAGGTCAGTGTCTTAATATTCTTTTACTGGATTGAAGGTGATGATCTTCTGTCACTTCAAGGCCACCACAGACACCACTGGAGATAGGCCTGGGGTAGAAGAAGAAAATGGGCTTTGAGTCTCTTCCAACTGTGCTTCTCTATGCAGACAGCCACACAGGACATGAGAAAGTAGAGACAGATTGTGTGGTAGGAGAAGTAGAATAGTAGAAAACTCTGTTACCTCATTTTAACCCTTCCACAGTCCTACTAATGCCCAACAATGCCCTGCCCAGGCACTTCCATACTCTTTTCTCTGCATCAAATAGGAGCGGAGACGATGGGAAAGCTTGGTGAAAGTGAGAGAGGCTAAGAAGTGTCCAGCCCCTTTGGTATATACCACTATACTCTATAGGTCTATCTGGTAGGCCTCACACCAACCTGCACTGATCTGGTgcaattttctcctttcttgcttccAGTGTTGATAAGCCCTATAGTAGACTCACAGGCAGACCTATGGACAAAAACACAGGAGGGATTGGAATTTTAAGTATTTGGTAGACAGACATGCATTCTGGCTTCTAAACCCAATACCTGCCTTTCCAAATCTAAGGTATTGTGAATATAATGTTTCTGGCCTCCTTGGTCCTCCTCATggcttccttcctcacttcctagGTATCTATCAATTACCCTATAGGCACAATCCTGGCTCACCCTAGCCTCATTTCCTATACATAAATGTGAGGGCAGAGGTGTGTGGGAAGTTGAAAGACAATGGCTCCAAGATATGATCTGGTCTTACTTGTCAACAGCCAATTCCCATCTGCAAGCAATAGGGGTGCTCATGCTCACACTCACCTTGGATCCAAATGAATAGCTTTTGTCCTCTTTCTTAATCAAATTCAAAGTGAACAGCTACCTGCAGATTTCTACAGTACTCTATAAAGGAACAAACCTATGGAGagacaaaaagaggaaagaaaacaaaagagactgAGATGGCCCAACACCCATGCCAAGTGTTACAACATATGCTTCTGTACATTCAAGGCCATGTT
This genomic interval carries:
- the GPRASP3 gene encoding G protein-coupled receptor associated sorting protein 3; the protein is MAGVKNASRKNRSRKNESKKKAKTEKRAGVEAEAKREATGIVRSVAKTQAKAIAKAGTQEDAVAEVKAASKNKIVTEMKEGGLADFSPKAEDEATRASRFCSVAEASAESRSTCKDKTGIDTWFWAGEEASVGSWFWNGEEVGNHFSAKDEGKVDICPPSYAKKLEPVAGANCKARPGAEEEEEENVIGSWFWDGDETSFDPNPRPVSRIIKPQPVDEINEKDRPKDWSEVTIWPKAPAVTPAVLGFRSQVPFEKKPPSYVVLASAEENTRSLPVATAACPSRSTPSSSQPVSEYPFGSDPCIQTIEEIRRQIRIREVNGIKPFACPCKMECYMDSEEFEKLVTLLKSTTDPLIHKIAQIAMGIINVHPFAQEFINEVGVVTLIESLLSFPSSEMRKKAVITLNPPSGDERQRKVELHVKHMCKETMSFPFNSPGQQSGLKILGQLTTDSNHHHIVANYFSELFHLLSLGNRKTRNLVLKVLLNMSENPTAARDMINTKALAALKLIFNQKEAKANLVSAVAIFINIKEHIRKGSIVVVDHLSYNTLMAIFREVKVIIETM